One genomic region from Streptomyces sp. Li-HN-5-11 encodes:
- a CDS encoding C40 family peptidase has protein sequence MSGRVLRLVCTAAVAAQAALTPVAATAVPQPPPDGQRSVADLLTDLQRLYRQAEQATETYNATAEELRKQRAEAGRLDAALARARLALHDSRGAAGRLARLQYQASTNISPYVRLLLARDPQHALDEGHLIGQLARQRAETVWRLTGGEKKADDLARRARRALDVRLALARRQQQARDDVQARLHDVEKLLASLSAEQLAALAAFEKSGIAEAQRRFLASGTLSDDRPPTAEGERAVRYAVGQLGKPYQWGAAGPGAYDCSGLTAQAWGHAGTPIPRTSQEQWARLRRIPLADLRPGDLVVYFPEATHVALYLGDGMVVQAPRPGAKVKVSPLAANPVLGAVRPDPGGKPLRRYTPPKLPEGALDGPDEGLYAADAPATSAR, from the coding sequence GTGTCGGGAAGAGTGCTGCGTCTGGTGTGTACGGCGGCGGTGGCGGCGCAGGCCGCCCTCACGCCAGTGGCCGCCACGGCCGTGCCGCAGCCGCCTCCTGACGGGCAGCGCTCGGTGGCCGACCTGCTGACGGACCTTCAGCGGCTGTACCGGCAGGCCGAGCAGGCCACCGAGACCTACAACGCCACCGCGGAGGAGCTGCGCAAGCAGCGCGCCGAGGCCGGCCGGCTGGACGCAGCCCTGGCCCGCGCCCGGCTCGCCCTGCACGACAGCCGCGGGGCGGCGGGACGGCTGGCCCGGCTGCAGTACCAGGCCAGCACCAACATCTCCCCCTACGTACGGCTGCTGCTGGCGCGCGACCCGCAGCACGCGCTGGACGAGGGGCATCTCATCGGGCAGCTCGCCAGGCAGCGGGCCGAGACGGTGTGGCGGCTGACCGGGGGCGAGAAGAAGGCGGACGATCTCGCCCGCCGGGCGCGCCGGGCGCTGGACGTCCGCCTCGCCCTCGCCCGGCGGCAGCAGCAGGCCCGCGACGACGTGCAAGCGCGCCTGCACGACGTGGAGAAGCTGCTGGCCTCGCTCAGCGCGGAGCAGCTCGCGGCGCTCGCCGCGTTCGAGAAGAGCGGGATCGCCGAGGCGCAGAGGAGGTTCCTGGCCTCGGGGACGCTCAGCGACGACAGGCCGCCGACCGCGGAGGGCGAGAGGGCGGTGCGCTACGCGGTGGGGCAGCTGGGCAAGCCGTACCAGTGGGGCGCCGCGGGACCGGGGGCGTACGACTGCTCGGGGCTGACCGCGCAGGCCTGGGGTCACGCCGGTACGCCCATCCCGCGCACCAGCCAGGAGCAGTGGGCCCGGCTCAGGCGCATCCCGCTGGCGGACCTGCGGCCGGGCGACCTGGTCGTCTACTTCCCCGAGGCCACGCACGTCGCGCTCTACCTGGGGGACGGGATGGTGGTGCAGGCTCCGCGGCCCGGTGCGAAGGTCAAGGTGTCGCCCCTCGCGGCCAACCCGGTGCTCGGGGCCGTACGGCCCGACCCGGGCGGAAAGCCCCTGCGGCGGTACACGCCGCCGAAGCTTCCCGAGGGTGCCCTGGACGGGCCGGACGAGGGTCTCTACGCGGCG